The genomic window CCGCGTCGTCGCCACCTTCATGGCCTTAGACCGCGTCATCCGATGCGGCAACGCCAAAACCGGAACCTCGGTTTATGACTCGCGCGGGCTACTGGTTTTGTAAACCTTGCTGGCGATGAGGTGCATGAGAGCGAGGTTCGCGATCATGGCGGTAGTCATGATGAGGCAAGCAGTGAGTAGATCGGCCTTCCCGTCTGTTGGCATCCACAGAATGAGGCCTATTGCTAACGGCAGTTGAATTGGTGCGCTCCACAGTGGCAATAGGAATCCTTTTGCCCATGTCACAACGAGCTGTCCGCAGTGAAGCGCTAAATGGATGGTGTAAGCGGTTGTTGCTGCTTTGAGCCATACCGAGTCGAGGAACAATCCGACCACAACGATGCAGATCAGTTCTTCTACCGCGATCAAGGTGAAGTGTTGTCGGTTCATCGTGATGCGTCTAACCGGGGCAGGTAGTCGGGAACGGTTAGCTGCGAACCACGGCACCAAGACGACATACTCCTCGATTTCGTGCCACACGAACAGGCAGACAAATGCAG from Trueperella pyogenes includes these protein-coding regions:
- a CDS encoding HXXEE domain-containing protein, coding for MVLLAAFVCLFVWHEIEEYVVLVPWFAANRSRLPAPVRRITMNRQHFTLIAVEELICIVVVGLFLDSVWLKAATTAYTIHLALHCGQLVVTWAKGFLLPLWSAPIQLPLAIGLILWMPTDGKADLLTACLIMTTAMIANLALMHLIASKVYKTSSPRES